The genomic region CGGCATGCTGCTGACGCTCCTCCTGATGATGATCGCGGGCCTGATCGTGTTCGTGCTGCTGACCGGAGCGACAGCGGTTGCGGCGCGGGAGGTGCTGATCGAACGCGGTGCGTTCGCCGATCCGCACGTCGAGCCCGACTCCGACCGCGATTTCGAGGCGGATTGATCCACGGACGTGCACGTCGGCTCGCCGACCGCTCCGAAGCCGATGCAAATCCTTGCGAGCGCCAGGATGATCCGCCCGAGTTACTCCGAAACGGACCGGACTCGACTCAACCGTTTCGGAGCAATGCGGCATCAATGGAACAGAAGATGAACTCGGGGGCGAGCATGTCTGCATCCTTCTCGGCCGCTGGCGACGGATACAGTATGGCGCCCGACGCGCTTCTGATCGCCGATTCGACCCCCGCGGCGGAGGCGGCGGCCGAGGCGCTGGCGCTTTCCGGCATGCGGCTGCGAAGGCGGATCGGCTTCGCCGAGGCCGAGGCGCGGCTTGCCGAGCAGGTCGGCTTCGATGTGATCGCGATCGAAGGCAGCGGCGTGGACGCCGCACTGTTCGACGGAGCGCTCGCGGCGGCGGCGCGATCGGCGCAGGCACAGTCGGCGGCCGTGGTGGTGGCGATCGCGCCCGACCAGATCGACATCGCCGCGGCACGGCTGCTCGGTAGCGGGGCGCAACTGCTCTGCGATCCTGGCACGGCCGAGCGAGTGGCGGCGCTTCTCGCCACCGGACACCGTCCGTCCGCGCAGCTCCACGATGCTTCGCGCGACGGCGAGGCGGCGCGGCTTCGGCGGCTGAACGAGGAAGTCGCCCGGATCGCAGACACGCTGGCGCGGCTGACGCGAGGCGAGGATGCCGACCGGCGTGGCGGCGGGCTGCGCGAGCCCGGCAGCGACTATCGTGGGCCGGAGAATGCTGGCGAAACCGCCGGGGCGAGCGCGCAGGAAATCCGCGCCGTGATCCGAACCCGAAGGATGCGGGGTCAGTTTTTCGCCGACGAGCTGTTCGCCGACCCCGCCTGGGACATGCTGCTCGACCTGTTCGCGGCGGAGCTGGAAGACCGGCGCGTCTCGGTGTCGAGCCTGTGCATCGCGGCGGCCGTGCCGCCGACGACGGCGCTGCGCTGGATCGGCACGATGCACGAGGCTGGCCTGTTTCAGCGCAATGCAGATCCGAACGACCGGCGGCGTGCGTATATCGCACTCAGCGAAAAGGGGCTGCAGGCGATGCGCGCCTATAGCGCCGCAGTGAAGCGGCAGGGGCTCTCGCTCGTCTGACCCGCGCGCGCAGCGACTTGCCAGCACGCGCGCGCTTTGGCATCGCATGCGCCGTGGGCGGTTAGCTCAGCTGGTAGAGCATCTCGTTTACACCGAGAGGGTCGGCGGTTCGAACCCGTCACCGCCCACCATTGGACGACAATCAGCGCCTCAGTCCGCTCGGTGACGCGGGATGCCGTTTTCGATCCGGAGCGTGATATCCGGCTGGTTGCATAGATCGATGCCACTGAAGACGGCGGTCCGATTGTCGGCGAAGGTGGTTCGCAGGTCGAAGCGGCAGCGGTTGCGCGGTGGCACGAAGGCGATCGTCGCGCGCGCGCCGGGGGGAATCGGAGTCACGGCACGCGGATCGCGCGGCCGCTCCCAGGCGCCGGCTTCGGCAGGGGTGAGTTCGACGATCCTGATTTCGCGTCCGGTTTCATTGGCGAGTATGAAGCCGCCGTCCTGGGCGGGCGCGATCGGCAGCGCCAGCGACGCGAGCATCATTGCAAATAGGGTCGGCATCGGCGGATCCTCCTGTCGATCCAGCGCGACCTCGCCGGAGGGTCGCCACCGACCCGGCGCGAAGCCGCGGCGTCAGATTCCCGAATAGTCGCTCATGAGCCAGAATCCTGCAACTAATACGCCGCCGCCCAGCGTCACCGCCACTGCGATCAACCAGACATAGGCGCGGGGAATCTCCTCGACTCGATGTGCACTGAGCCGCTTGAGCACTCTCCAGGCGCGATATTGCGCACTCCAGACGATTATCACCCCAACCGCGACGAAGAAGCTGGCAACGGCGCGCGGCACCCAGGGCGGCTCGATCGAGCCGAACAGGGCGTGGAAGCCGACGCCGATGCCGACCGCGGCAAGGCCGGTACGCACCCAGCCGGCGAAGGTGCGCTCGTTGGCGAGAATGGTGCGATCCTCGGCATAGTCGGTGCGCCGATCGGCGAGATCGGTGCGATCCTCGCCCTTCCCGTTGGTGCCGTCGCTGTTGCTCACAGCGTTCGAACGAGGCGGACCGCGCTTGCGATCCATGGCGGGTTGGCGACGACCTGCTGCCGTGCTCCTGCACCGAGCGGGAGGAGGTGGAGCTTGCCATCCTCGCGCCCGATCAGCCGGCCGAACAGGAACCGCCCGGCGGGGCGGGGGACGAGCACGTCGCGGTTGAGCGCCCGGGCGAACTCCTCGGGCGGCAGCCGCTCGCACCAGATCGCGTCCCCGGCCCGATAGTCGCCGATCCCGGCGGTTACGGTCACGGCCACCATTTCGGGTTCGGCACGGGGTGGGGCGACCGTGGCGGCGCGGCGCGGCGCCTGCGCTCCCGAACCGTCAAGCACAGCGGCGACCGCGATGTCGGGGCGATCGGGGAGGCGGACGAGATCGGCGGCGTCGACCTCAAGCGCGGCGGCGATGCGATTGAGCCAGGCCACCGAAACCGTGCGGGTGCCGGTTTCCAGCCGCCCGATCGTCTGCGCCGTAGTGGGCGGATCGCAGCGGCGCGCGACGTCGTCGAGCGTCAGTCCCTTGGCGCGGCGGACTTCGCGAATGGCAGTGATCATGACCCATCCTAACCGGAGCGGTTTTTTACTGTCCTACATATTTGCCCTTGTGGCAAGTGCTTCGCGACTCGGAAGCAGCGGAGGTACGGCATGCGCGAATTGGTGGAGCGGGAAATCGAGGCGGTTGGTGCGACTCCGGGCGCCCCGGCGCGGCGCGGCAGCCGGCGCACGGTGACGGTGAACGCCGCCGAATCGCCGCTCGGCTGGCTGCGCGCGCGCGGAATGGTGGATGCGCGGCAATTCGAGGCGGGCGAGCGGCTGCGAAGCGACTATGAAACGGCCGCGCTGGGGCCGCGGGTGACGATGCGTTGGGACGCGGCGCCGACGGCGCGGGGGCGGCGCGGTCCGGATGCACCGCTCGATCCGACGCTGGCGCAGATCGCGGCCAAGCGGCGGTTCGATGCCGCGGTGGCGGCCGCAGGACCGGGGCTGAGCGACGTGCTGTGGCGAGTGGTCTGCGCGGGCGAGGGGCTGCCGGCGGCGGAGAAGGCGCTCGGCTGGCCGGCGCGCGCGGGCAAGCTGGTGCTCGGCATCGCGCTCGACCGACTCGCCGATCACTATGGGCTGGGGTGATCCGTGCCGGGCTGCGCCTCGCGTCCGAGGAAGCGGCCATAGGCCCAGCCGATGCCGATAAGCGCAACGCCGAGACCGAGGAAGGACAGGATGCGCAGCACGCCATCGAGCGCGGCGGCGTCGACCAGGAACACCTTGAAGGTGACGCCAGTGAGCAGCACGAGGCCG from Sphingosinithalassobacter sp. CS137 harbors:
- a CDS encoding winged helix DNA-binding protein encodes the protein MEQKMNSGASMSASFSAAGDGYSMAPDALLIADSTPAAEAAAEALALSGMRLRRRIGFAEAEARLAEQVGFDVIAIEGSGVDAALFDGALAAAARSAQAQSAAVVVAIAPDQIDIAAARLLGSGAQLLCDPGTAERVAALLATGHRPSAQLHDASRDGEAARLRRLNEEVARIADTLARLTRGEDADRRGGGLREPGSDYRGPENAGETAGASAQEIRAVIRTRRMRGQFFADELFADPAWDMLLDLFAAELEDRRVSVSSLCIAAAVPPTTALRWIGTMHEAGLFQRNADPNDRRRAYIALSEKGLQAMRAYSAAVKRQGLSLV
- a CDS encoding YidH family protein, whose amino-acid sequence is MSNSDGTNGKGEDRTDLADRRTDYAEDRTILANERTFAGWVRTGLAAVGIGVGFHALFGSIEPPWVPRAVASFFVAVGVIIVWSAQYRAWRVLKRLSAHRVEEIPRAYVWLIAVAVTLGGGVLVAGFWLMSDYSGI
- a CDS encoding helix-turn-helix domain-containing protein, giving the protein MITAIREVRRAKGLTLDDVARRCDPPTTAQTIGRLETGTRTVSVAWLNRIAAALEVDAADLVRLPDRPDIAVAAVLDGSGAQAPRRAATVAPPRAEPEMVAVTVTAGIGDYRAGDAIWCERLPPEEFARALNRDVLVPRPAGRFLFGRLIGREDGKLHLLPLGAGARQQVVANPPWIASAVRLVRTL
- a CDS encoding DUF6456 domain-containing protein, which codes for MRELVEREIEAVGATPGAPARRGSRRTVTVNAAESPLGWLRARGMVDARQFEAGERLRSDYETAALGPRVTMRWDAAPTARGRRGPDAPLDPTLAQIAAKRRFDAAVAAAGPGLSDVLWRVVCAGEGLPAAEKALGWPARAGKLVLGIALDRLADHYGLG